In Verrucomicrobia bacterium CG1_02_43_26, one genomic interval encodes:
- a CDS encoding acetyl-CoA carboxylase subunit beta, translated as MALFSKPKYSTLDVKKKKDIPAGLWTKCPKTGEIVYNKDLENNLNVVPNSGYHFPISAPARIQSLLDAGSFVEMDSELCSANPLQFKGVSCYDEKLKQYKKKTGLNDAVITGTGTMGGTPVNISVMDFRFLGASMGSVVGEKITRCIERAIKQRTPVIIVSASGGARMYEGILSLMQMAKTSAALSRLALAGLPYISVLTNPTMAGVMASFASLGDIILAEPGALIGFAGPRVIKETTQQELPEGFQTSEFLLERGLIDQIVTRHELRDRITYLIKTLSHNQKSELASA; from the coding sequence ATGGCGTTATTCAGTAAACCAAAATACTCAACTCTTGATGTTAAGAAAAAAAAGGACATCCCGGCAGGATTGTGGACTAAATGTCCCAAGACAGGCGAGATCGTCTACAACAAGGATTTGGAGAATAACTTAAATGTTGTCCCAAATAGTGGTTACCATTTCCCTATCAGCGCACCTGCTAGAATCCAGTCCTTATTAGACGCAGGTAGTTTTGTCGAAATGGATAGCGAGCTGTGTTCCGCTAACCCGTTACAATTCAAGGGCGTCTCTTGCTATGATGAAAAACTCAAGCAATATAAAAAGAAAACGGGCTTAAATGATGCCGTTATTACAGGTACAGGTACCATGGGTGGCACGCCGGTAAACATTTCTGTAATGGATTTTCGCTTCCTCGGAGCCAGTATGGGTTCCGTAGTGGGTGAAAAAATTACGCGTTGTATTGAGCGCGCAATCAAACAAAGAACTCCTGTCATTATCGTCTCCGCTTCTGGTGGCGCACGTATGTATGAGGGAATCCTCAGCTTAATGCAAATGGCAAAAACAAGTGCCGCATTATCCAGGCTCGCTTTAGCAGGTCTTCCTTATATTTCTGTTCTCACAAACCCTACTATGGCAGGTGTCATGGCTAGTTTCGCTTCTCTCGGGGATATTATCTTAGCAGAACCGGGTGCGCTTATCGGTTTCGCGGGGCCTCGGGTCATTAAGGAAACCACCCAACAGGAGCTTCCCGAGGGTTTCCAAACATCAGAATTTCTTTTAGAGCGTGGTTTAATAGATCAGATCGTAACCCGTCACGAATTGCGCGATCGTATTACATATCTCATCAAAACATTGTCTCACAATCAAAAAAGCGAGCTCGCTAGCGCTTAA
- a CDS encoding sodium-independent anion transporter, which produces MLLSRLKSEWFGNVRGDLLAGMVVALALIPEAIAFSIIAGVDPKVGLYASFCITVVIAFVGGRPGMISAATGAMALVMITLVKEHGLEYLLAATVLTGVMQVFAGIFKLGSLLRFVSKSVVTGFVNALAILIFMAQLPEFYGAGWQMYAMVAAGLGIIYLFPYITRAVPSPLVAIVVLTVLSIMMGLDLRTVGDMGELPSTLPMFLIPNIPLTLETLQIILPFSLTLAAVGLLESLMTAVIIDDLTDTPSKKNKECAGQGIANIVTGFFGGMAGCAMIGQSVINVKSGGRGRLSTLFAGCFLLFLILVLADWVKQIPMGALVAVMIMVAIGTFSWTSVKNLRSHPRTSSLVMITTVIVVVITHDLAKGVFAGVLMSALFFAKKVSRLLVVKSERDEHGQRVYTVQGQVFFASAERFATFFDFKEVVENVTIDVHKAHFWDLSAVGALDKVVLKFRREGTEVKLLGLNEASATIVENLGIHNKTDVTELDLTH; this is translated from the coding sequence ATGTTACTTTCTCGATTAAAATCTGAATGGTTTGGCAATGTAAGAGGAGATTTACTGGCCGGAATGGTAGTGGCCCTCGCACTTATTCCCGAAGCCATTGCGTTTTCTATTATTGCGGGAGTGGATCCCAAAGTAGGCTTATATGCCTCCTTCTGTATTACGGTAGTGATTGCCTTTGTGGGAGGACGGCCAGGAATGATTTCCGCAGCGACGGGAGCCATGGCGTTGGTGATGATAACGCTAGTAAAAGAGCACGGTTTGGAATATTTATTGGCCGCGACCGTGTTAACCGGAGTTATGCAGGTATTTGCCGGTATATTTAAATTAGGCTCATTATTACGATTTGTGTCGAAGTCTGTTGTCACAGGGTTTGTAAACGCGCTGGCGATACTTATTTTTATGGCACAGTTACCCGAGTTTTACGGTGCGGGATGGCAGATGTACGCGATGGTAGCTGCAGGGTTAGGCATTATTTACCTATTTCCCTATATCACCCGAGCCGTACCCTCGCCATTGGTAGCGATTGTTGTTTTGACAGTGCTAAGTATCATGATGGGGCTTGATTTGCGAACGGTAGGAGATATGGGCGAGTTACCCAGTACGCTACCGATGTTCCTCATACCGAACATACCCCTGACGCTGGAAACGCTACAAATTATATTACCCTTTTCACTGACACTGGCGGCGGTTGGTTTGTTGGAATCGCTGATGACTGCTGTGATCATCGATGACTTAACGGATACGCCCAGTAAGAAAAACAAAGAATGCGCGGGACAAGGGATTGCCAATATAGTGACCGGATTTTTTGGCGGGATGGCCGGGTGTGCCATGATCGGGCAATCTGTGATTAATGTGAAATCCGGTGGGCGAGGAAGACTTTCAACCCTGTTTGCGGGATGCTTTTTATTGTTTCTGATCTTGGTATTAGCGGATTGGGTGAAACAAATACCGATGGGCGCATTGGTGGCGGTGATGATTATGGTAGCCATTGGTACCTTTAGCTGGACATCTGTAAAGAACCTGAGAAGCCATCCGAGAACATCAAGCCTAGTGATGATTACGACGGTTATCGTGGTGGTGATTACCCATGACCTGGCCAAAGGCGTGTTTGCGGGAGTGTTGATGAGCGCGCTCTTCTTTGCGAAGAAAGTGTCTCGCCTATTGGTTGTAAAATCTGAGCGAGATGAGCATGGCCAGCGCGTATATACCGTACAAGGACAAGTATTTTTTGCATCCGCGGAACGCTTTGCCACATTTTTTGATTTTAAAGAAGTGGTTGAGAACGTGACTATTGATGTACATAAAGCCCATTTTTGGGATTTATCAGCCGTTGGGGCACTTGATAAAGTCGTACTTAAATTCAGACGAGAAGGCACAGAGGTGAAATTGCTTGGCTTAAACGAAGCAAGTGCTACAATTGTAGAAAACCTTGGTATTCATAATAAAACGGATGTTACCGAGCTGGATCTCACACACTAA